A single genomic interval of Granulicella tundricola MP5ACTX9 harbors:
- a CDS encoding DNA polymerase Y family protein yields the protein MDARAGYELGWMFIDINAYFATVEQEERPELRGRPIGIVPVQAESTCCIAVSYEAKAYGIRTGLRVSAARALCPQLELVLARPRLYVEYHHRIKAAIERCVPVQQAMSCDEFACRLMGRECEVERAVEIAEAVKEEIRGVGRTIRCSIGIGPNRLLAKIAGEMQKPDGLTVLERRGLPQSLYGLELHRIPGIGRRMERRVHGAGVQTMEQLCALPRDAMKRIWGGVWGDRMWLWLRGEDFLEPAPPKVPQSLMRQHILPPNCRTYEQGRAVAIKLMHSTARKMRMQGLWASAIYLRVGYMGKRYAYDAHVNLVSCQDPYILQAHMIDLWNSSPSADRPADLTVALTGLTSEPPVELFETAPNARSKVVSSLDALNGRFGLNTVYFGSIHNVRKEAPTRVPFGPPPALSEFRDTADPED from the coding sequence ATGGATGCTCGTGCGGGCTATGAACTCGGTTGGATGTTTATCGACATCAACGCCTACTTTGCGACGGTGGAGCAAGAGGAACGGCCGGAGCTGCGGGGGCGGCCGATTGGGATTGTGCCGGTGCAGGCGGAGTCGACGTGCTGCATTGCGGTGAGCTATGAGGCTAAGGCGTATGGGATCAGGACGGGGTTGCGGGTATCCGCGGCTCGGGCGTTGTGTCCACAGCTTGAGTTGGTGCTGGCGAGGCCGAGGCTTTATGTGGAGTATCACCACCGGATCAAGGCGGCGATCGAACGCTGTGTGCCGGTGCAGCAGGCGATGTCGTGCGATGAGTTTGCGTGCCGGTTGATGGGGCGGGAGTGCGAGGTGGAGAGGGCGGTGGAGATTGCGGAGGCGGTGAAGGAGGAGATACGTGGGGTGGGGCGGACGATACGGTGCTCGATTGGGATTGGGCCGAACCGGTTGCTGGCGAAGATTGCAGGGGAGATGCAGAAGCCGGATGGCTTGACGGTGCTGGAGCGGCGGGGGTTGCCGCAGAGTTTGTATGGGTTGGAGCTGCATCGCATCCCAGGGATTGGGCGGCGGATGGAGCGCAGGGTGCATGGTGCGGGAGTCCAGACGATGGAGCAGCTTTGCGCACTCCCGCGTGATGCGATGAAACGAATCTGGGGAGGCGTGTGGGGGGATCGGATGTGGCTTTGGCTGCGAGGCGAGGACTTTCTGGAGCCTGCGCCGCCGAAGGTGCCTCAGAGCCTGATGCGGCAGCATATTCTGCCGCCGAACTGCCGCACCTATGAGCAGGGGCGTGCGGTGGCGATCAAGCTGATGCACTCGACCGCGCGGAAGATGAGGATGCAGGGGCTGTGGGCGAGCGCGATCTATCTGCGGGTCGGCTACATGGGGAAGAGGTATGCGTACGATGCGCATGTCAACCTGGTGAGCTGCCAGGACCCGTATATTTTGCAGGCGCACATGATCGATCTTTGGAACAGCTCGCCATCTGCGGACCGGCCGGCCGATCTGACGGTGGCGCTGACGGGGTTGACCAGCGAGCCGCCGGTAGAGCTGTTTGAGACGGCTCCGAATGCGAGGAGCAAGGTGGTTTCGTCACTGGATGCCCTGAATGGACGATTCGGGTTGAACACGGTTTATTTTGGATCGATCCACAACGTGCGAAAGGAGGCTCCGACCAGGGTGCCGTTTGGACCGCCTCCTGCGCTGAGTGAGTTCAGGGATACGGCTGATCCGGAGGACTAG
- a CDS encoding PaaI family thioesterase — protein sequence MPPESHLPAGKTLDEQASHCFGCSPINPIGLQLTFTLTTEAENITATATVQLTRNHEGPPGYLHGGIIATLMDEAMSKLNRPLNLIAMTRNLEVDYLRPCPIETPLTLTAHHLHREGRKLFHSATLTHPDGTVLATAKGLFLAIDPALLNRRQP from the coding sequence ATGCCCCCAGAATCCCACCTCCCCGCCGGCAAGACCCTGGACGAGCAAGCCTCCCACTGCTTCGGCTGCAGCCCCATCAACCCCATCGGCCTGCAACTGACCTTCACCCTCACCACCGAAGCAGAAAACATCACCGCCACAGCCACCGTCCAGCTCACCCGCAACCACGAAGGCCCACCGGGCTATCTCCACGGCGGCATCATCGCCACCCTCATGGACGAGGCCATGTCCAAGCTCAACCGCCCCCTAAACCTCATCGCCATGACCCGCAACCTTGAGGTCGATTACCTCCGCCCCTGCCCCATCGAAACCCCACTCACCCTCACCGCCCACCACCTCCACCGGGAAGGCCGCAAACTCTTCCACTCCGCCACCCTCACCCACCCTGACGGCACCGTATTAGCCACTGCAAAAGGCCTCTTCCTCGCCATCGACCCCGCTCTCCTCAACCGCCGTCAACCCTAG